The Aquidulcibacter paucihalophilus genome has a window encoding:
- the fabG gene encoding 3-oxoacyl-[acyl-carrier-protein] reductase, translating to MFNLTGKTALVTGATGGIGGAIARALHAQGATVVLSGTREAVLQDLAKELGERAFAAAANLSDAESVDGLLARAEEAAGAPLDILVANAGITKDGLLMRMKDEDFQDVIRVNLESYFRLSRAAMKGMMKRRSGRIIGITSVVGVTGNPGQTNYAASKAGMIGFSKSLAQEVGSRGITVNCIAPGFIASPMTDVLNDTQRETILKNIPAGRLGTGDEIAAAAVYLSSDEAAYVTGQTLHVNGGMAMI from the coding sequence ATGTTCAATCTCACAGGCAAGACCGCCCTCGTGACCGGAGCCACCGGCGGCATCGGCGGGGCCATCGCCCGGGCCCTGCACGCACAGGGCGCGACCGTCGTGCTGTCCGGCACCCGCGAGGCCGTGCTGCAGGATCTGGCTAAGGAACTCGGCGAGCGCGCTTTCGCCGCCGCCGCAAACCTGTCCGACGCAGAATCGGTCGACGGCCTGCTGGCCCGGGCCGAGGAAGCCGCGGGCGCCCCTCTCGACATCCTCGTCGCCAACGCCGGGATCACAAAGGACGGCCTTCTGATGCGGATGAAGGACGAGGACTTCCAGGATGTGATCCGGGTCAATCTCGAGAGCTATTTCCGCCTGTCGCGCGCCGCGATGAAGGGGATGATGAAACGCCGTTCGGGCCGCATCATCGGCATCACCTCGGTGGTCGGAGTCACCGGCAACCCCGGCCAGACCAACTACGCCGCCTCCAAGGCCGGCATGATCGGTTTCTCCAAGTCGCTGGCGCAGGAAGTCGGCTCGCGCGGCATCACGGTCAACTGCATCGCGCCCGGCTTCATCGCCTCGCCCATGACCGACGTCCTGAACGACACCCAGCGCGAGACCATTCTGAAGAACATCCCCGCCGGCCGCCTCGGTACGGGCGACGAGATCGCCGCCGCTGCCGTCTATCTGTCCTCGGACGAAGCCGCCTATGTCACGGGGCAGACCCTGCACGTGAACGGCGGCATGGCGATGATCTGA
- a CDS encoding NfeD family protein: MEALTDLHAAQPFWIWLALGVLLLAVEAAFSTEWLLWPAVSAGVVAVVTALGLPLNFLGEMALFAALTVAATLLSRRLIQRVNPSDSPDINARDARLIGQRAQVVQGFVDGRGRVFVSGAEWVAEIEGAAPLAGESVIVEGMDGPKLKVRPA; this comes from the coding sequence ATGGAAGCGCTGACTGACCTGCACGCGGCCCAGCCGTTCTGGATCTGGCTGGCTCTGGGCGTGCTGCTGCTGGCGGTGGAAGCCGCCTTCTCGACCGAATGGCTGCTGTGGCCGGCGGTGTCGGCGGGGGTCGTGGCGGTGGTCACCGCCCTCGGCCTGCCGCTCAACTTCCTCGGCGAAATGGCGCTGTTCGCCGCCCTGACCGTGGCCGCGACCCTGCTGTCACGCCGGCTGATCCAGAGGGTCAATCCTTCAGACAGTCCGGACATCAACGCCCGCGACGCGCGTCTGATCGGCCAGCGGGCCCAGGTGGTCCAAGGCTTCGTGGACGGCCGCGGCCGGGTGTTCGTTTCCGGGGCCGAATGGGTCGCCGAGATCGAGGGTGCCGCCCCTCTGGCCGGCGAGAGCGTCATCGTCGAGGGAATGGACGGGCCGAAGCTGAAGGTGCGGCCGGCCTAA
- the fabD gene encoding ACP S-malonyltransferase, whose amino-acid sequence MTLALLFPGQGSQSVGMGVALADAFASAREVYAEIDEALGQKLSVLMREGPEDQLTLTENAQPALMAVSLAAARVLKVEFGVDVSRAGFVAGHSLGEYSALCAAGSITLADTARLLKLRGQAMQRAVPVGKGAMASLIGPKTDLALAEAAAAAGSEVGVCVVANDNNAGNIVISGDKAAVDRAIEKAKELGARAIPLNVSAPFHCPLMQPAADEMATALASATIVAPSVAVVANVTARPERDPEVLRRLLVEQVTGRVRWRESMEWMAGEGGVTRFAEIGSGKVLAGMAKRIAPDAESLSLNTPEDLEAFAKSF is encoded by the coding sequence ATGACCCTCGCCCTGCTGTTCCCCGGACAAGGCAGCCAGTCGGTCGGCATGGGGGTGGCGCTGGCCGACGCCTTCGCCTCGGCGCGTGAGGTCTACGCCGAGATCGACGAGGCCCTGGGCCAGAAGCTGTCGGTCCTGATGCGTGAGGGCCCCGAGGACCAGCTGACCCTGACCGAGAACGCCCAGCCGGCCCTGATGGCCGTCTCGCTGGCCGCCGCTCGCGTGCTCAAGGTCGAGTTCGGCGTCGACGTCAGCCGCGCCGGCTTCGTCGCCGGCCATTCGCTCGGCGAATATTCGGCCCTCTGTGCCGCCGGTTCGATCACCCTCGCCGACACCGCCCGCCTGCTGAAACTGCGCGGTCAGGCCATGCAGCGCGCTGTGCCCGTCGGCAAGGGCGCCATGGCTTCGCTGATCGGGCCGAAGACCGACCTGGCCCTCGCCGAGGCTGCCGCTGCCGCGGGCTCCGAGGTCGGCGTCTGCGTCGTCGCCAATGACAACAACGCCGGCAATATCGTCATCTCGGGCGACAAGGCCGCCGTCGACCGCGCCATCGAAAAGGCCAAGGAGCTGGGCGCGCGCGCCATTCCGCTGAACGTCTCCGCGCCCTTCCACTGCCCGCTGATGCAGCCCGCCGCCGATGAGATGGCCACGGCCCTCGCCTCCGCGACCATCGTCGCCCCCTCGGTCGCCGTGGTCGCCAATGTCACCGCCCGCCCCGAGCGCGACCCCGAGGTCCTGCGCCGCCTGCTGGTCGAACAGGTCACCGGCCGTGTCCGCTGGCGCGAGAGCATGGAGTGGATGGCCGGGGAGGGCGGGGTGACCCGCTTCGCCGAGATCGGCTCGGGCAAGGTGCTGGCCGGCATGGCGAAGCGAATCGCGCCGGATGCCGAGAGCCTGTCGCTGAACACGCCCGAAGACCTGGAAGCGTTCGCGAAGTCGTTTTGA
- the fabF gene encoding beta-ketoacyl-ACP synthase II: protein MRRVVVTGLGLLTPLGWGVEHNWKGILEGRSGIGPITNFDTEGYGCTIAGEIPSVDGRGGGAPGQPGVFDHEKVMSPKDRKRVDDFIVYAIAAADEALADAGWKPETEEQRERTGVMVGSGIGGLGPIADTAIILKEQGPRRVSPFFIPSALINLTSGQISIRHGLKGPNHSVVTACATGAHAIGDAARMIMLDDADVMVAGGAESSIVPIGIAGFLACKALCTAYNDTPEKASRPWDNDHSGFVMGEGAGIVVLEEYEHAKARGATIYAEVVGYGMSGDAYHITAPAEDGDGGYRAMQMAVKRAGITAADIDYVNAHGTSTMADWIEAGAIEKLMGEHAPNVALSSTKSMTGHLLGAAGAIEAIFCILAIRDQIAPPTINLDNPERETALNMVRGKGQPMEIDVAMSNSFGFGGTNASVIFRKVG from the coding sequence ATGCGCCGCGTCGTCGTCACCGGCCTCGGTCTGCTCACCCCGCTCGGATGGGGCGTGGAGCATAACTGGAAGGGCATCCTCGAAGGTCGCTCTGGCATCGGCCCGATCACCAATTTCGACACCGAAGGCTATGGCTGCACCATCGCGGGCGAGATCCCGTCGGTCGATGGCCGCGGCGGCGGTGCCCCCGGCCAGCCGGGCGTGTTCGACCACGAAAAGGTCATGTCTCCCAAGGACCGCAAGCGGGTCGACGACTTCATCGTCTACGCCATCGCCGCCGCCGACGAGGCCCTGGCCGACGCCGGCTGGAAGCCCGAGACCGAGGAACAGCGCGAGCGCACCGGCGTCATGGTCGGCTCCGGCATCGGGGGCCTCGGCCCCATCGCCGACACCGCCATCATCCTGAAGGAGCAGGGCCCGCGCCGGGTCAGCCCCTTCTTCATCCCCTCCGCCCTGATCAATCTGACCTCGGGCCAGATCTCGATCCGCCACGGCCTCAAGGGCCCGAATCACTCGGTCGTCACCGCCTGCGCCACCGGGGCCCACGCCATTGGCGACGCGGCGCGGATGATCATGCTGGACGACGCCGACGTCATGGTCGCGGGCGGGGCGGAAAGCTCCATCGTCCCCATCGGCATCGCCGGCTTCCTCGCCTGCAAGGCCCTGTGCACCGCCTATAACGATACGCCCGAAAAGGCCTCGCGGCCCTGGGACAATGACCACTCCGGCTTCGTCATGGGCGAGGGCGCCGGCATTGTGGTGCTGGAAGAGTACGAGCACGCCAAGGCACGCGGCGCGACCATCTATGCCGAGGTCGTCGGCTACGGCATGAGCGGCGACGCCTATCACATCACGGCCCCGGCCGAGGACGGCGACGGCGGCTATCGCGCCATGCAGATGGCGGTGAAACGCGCCGGCATCACCGCCGCCGACATCGACTACGTCAACGCCCACGGCACCTCGACCATGGCGGACTGGATCGAGGCCGGTGCCATCGAGAAGCTGATGGGCGAGCACGCGCCCAACGTCGCCCTGTCCTCAACCAAGTCGATGACAGGCCACCTGCTCGGCGCCGCCGGGGCCATCGAGGCCATCTTCTGCATCCTGGCCATCCGTGACCAGATCGCCCCGCCGACCATCAACCTCGACAATCCCGAGCGCGAGACGGCCCTGAACATGGTGCGCGGCAAGGGCCAGCCGATGGAGATCGACGTGGCCATGTCGAATAGCTTCGGCTTCGGCGGCACCAACGCCTCGGTCATCTTCCGGAAGGTCGGCTGA
- a CDS encoding NUDIX hydrolase produces MSIPLPAPVPAVGVVCLRGDSVLLIRRGTPPRQGEWSLPGGRIEPGERAVDAALRELREETGVEAEITGLIDVVDGLFPEAGRHYVLIDYAARWLSGEPVAGDDAADARFVALDEIEALIDWSETRRIIRMAAAAR; encoded by the coding sequence ATGTCCATCCCCCTGCCCGCTCCCGTCCCCGCTGTCGGCGTCGTCTGTCTGCGCGGCGATTCGGTGCTGCTGATCCGGCGCGGGACGCCGCCGCGGCAGGGTGAATGGAGCCTGCCGGGCGGGCGCATCGAGCCCGGCGAACGGGCCGTGGACGCGGCCCTGCGGGAACTGCGCGAGGAGACCGGGGTCGAGGCGGAGATCACGGGGCTGATCGACGTGGTCGACGGGCTCTTCCCCGAGGCGGGACGGCACTATGTGCTGATCGACTATGCCGCGCGCTGGCTCTCGGGTGAGCCGGTGGCCGGCGACGATGCCGCGGACGCGCGGTTCGTGGCGCTGGATGAGATCGAGGCCCTGATCGACTGGTCCGAGACGCGGCGGATCATCCGGATGGCCGCCGCCGCGCGCTGA
- a CDS encoding acyl carrier protein encodes MSDTLERVRKIVIDHLDADPEKVVEKASFIDDLGADSLDNVELVMAFEEEFDIEIPDDAAEHIQTVGDAVKFIDEKLAG; translated from the coding sequence ATGTCCGACACCCTGGAACGCGTCCGCAAGATCGTCATCGACCACCTGGACGCCGATCCGGAAAAGGTCGTTGAAAAGGCCAGCTTCATCGACGACCTGGGCGCTGACTCGCTCGACAACGTCGAACTGGTCATGGCCTTCGAGGAAGAATTCGACATCGAAATCCCGGACGACGCCGCCGAACACATCCAGACGGTCGGCGACGCCGTGAAGTTCATCGACGAGAAGCTGGCCGGCTGA
- a CDS encoding SPFH domain-containing protein: MSLLFTVALVVLAFVLLFSVVKIVPQGREMTVERFGKYTRTLAPGISILTPFVERIGRRMNMMEQVLDVPQQEVITKDNAMVKVDAIVFIQVMEASAAAYRIENLPYAITQLCSTNLRTVVGSMELDEVLFQRDSINSRLLTVIDAATEPWGVKVNRIEIKDLTPPADITNAMARQMKAERERRAVITEADGEKQAAIARAEGAKQAAILEAEGRREAAFRDAEAREREAEAEAKATAMVSQAIAAGDVNAINYFVAQKYVEAFAELARNPTAKTVIVPAEMSGLVGTIAGLGELVGLAKEQQQGRSDVRRDAPPAPPAPARATPPRPPRPSVPRT; this comes from the coding sequence ATGTCGCTTCTATTCACCGTCGCACTGGTCGTGCTGGCCTTCGTGCTGCTGTTCAGCGTGGTCAAGATCGTGCCCCAGGGCCGCGAGATGACCGTCGAACGGTTCGGCAAATACACCCGGACCCTCGCGCCCGGCATCAGCATCCTGACGCCGTTCGTCGAGCGTATCGGCCGTCGCATGAACATGATGGAGCAGGTCCTCGACGTGCCCCAGCAGGAGGTCATCACCAAGGACAATGCCATGGTGAAGGTGGACGCCATCGTCTTCATCCAGGTGATGGAGGCCTCGGCCGCCGCCTACCGGATCGAGAACCTGCCCTACGCCATCACCCAGCTTTGCTCGACCAATCTGCGAACCGTGGTCGGCTCGATGGAGCTGGACGAGGTGCTGTTCCAGCGCGACTCGATCAACTCGCGCCTGCTGACCGTGATCGATGCGGCGACCGAGCCGTGGGGCGTCAAGGTCAACCGGATCGAGATCAAGGACCTGACCCCGCCGGCCGACATCACCAATGCGATGGCCCGCCAGATGAAGGCCGAGCGCGAACGCCGCGCCGTCATCACCGAGGCCGACGGCGAGAAACAGGCCGCCATCGCCCGCGCCGAGGGCGCCAAACAGGCCGCCATTCTGGAGGCCGAGGGCCGCCGCGAAGCCGCCTTCCGCGACGCCGAGGCCCGCGAACGCGAAGCCGAGGCCGAGGCCAAGGCGACCGCCATGGTGTCCCAGGCCATCGCGGCCGGCGACGTCAATGCGATCAACTACTTCGTGGCCCAGAAATATGTCGAGGCCTTCGCCGAACTGGCGCGCAATCCCACGGCCAAGACGGTCATCGTCCCGGCCGAGATGTCCGGCCTGGTCGGCACCATCGCCGGCCTGGGCGAACTGGTGGGTCTGGCCAAGGAACAGCAGCAGGGCCGCAGCGACGTGCGCCGCGACGCCCCGCCGGCGCCGCCCGCGCCCGCTCGCGCCACGCCGCCGCGCCCGCCCCGCCCCTCCGTTCCGAGGACCTGA
- a CDS encoding FAD-binding oxidoreductase: MTVPLPAALVALKSALGEGGWTEDPAEIAPWLTEWRNRWHGHSPLMLTPRSTAQVAAAIRVCAEHRIAIVPQGGDTGLVGGQIPFGEVLLSTRKLRAVRDVTPLDDAMIVEAGITLLEAQQAAAAADRLFPLSLAAEGTATIGGVISTNAGGTAVLRYGMMRDLVLGIEAVMPDGEVFNGLKRLRKDNTGYDLKQLLIGAEGTLGVVTAATLKLFPVMRSRATAMVGLDAPAAAIELLARAKAETGGGVEAFELMKRIGMGFVLANVPDTREPLDSTPPWYVLIELVSGEPGAADAAMERLLTHAFETGLINDAAIAQNDAQRAAFWKVREEQSGAQKPEGGGWKHDVSVPLSRIAEFLDEATAAVERFHPGARVSAFGHVGDGNLHYDVLCPPGGDLKAFLARWEEGSQIVHDIVARYDGSISAEHGLGRLKTEEARRYKSPLEIRTMQAVRAAIDPHRIMNPAVLF; the protein is encoded by the coding sequence ATGACCGTCCCGTTGCCCGCCGCCCTCGTTGCCCTGAAATCGGCCCTCGGCGAGGGCGGCTGGACCGAGGATCCGGCCGAGATCGCGCCGTGGCTGACCGAGTGGCGTAATCGCTGGCACGGCCATTCGCCGCTGATGCTGACGCCGCGTTCGACCGCCCAGGTCGCCGCCGCCATCCGCGTCTGCGCGGAGCACCGCATCGCCATTGTCCCCCAGGGCGGCGATACCGGCCTCGTCGGCGGCCAGATTCCCTTTGGCGAGGTCCTGCTCTCGACCCGCAAGCTGCGCGCCGTGCGGGATGTCACGCCGCTGGACGACGCCATGATCGTGGAGGCGGGGATCACCCTGCTGGAAGCCCAGCAGGCCGCCGCCGCCGCCGACCGCCTGTTCCCGCTCAGCCTCGCGGCAGAGGGCACGGCCACCATCGGCGGGGTCATCTCGACCAATGCCGGCGGCACCGCCGTGCTCCGCTACGGCATGATGCGCGATCTGGTGCTGGGCATCGAGGCGGTCATGCCCGACGGCGAGGTCTTCAACGGCCTCAAACGGCTCCGCAAGGACAACACCGGCTATGACCTGAAACAGCTGCTGATCGGGGCCGAGGGCACGCTCGGCGTGGTCACCGCCGCGACGCTGAAACTGTTCCCCGTCATGCGCAGCCGGGCCACGGCCATGGTCGGGCTCGACGCGCCCGCTGCCGCCATCGAACTGCTGGCCCGCGCCAAGGCCGAGACCGGCGGCGGAGTCGAGGCCTTCGAGCTGATGAAGCGGATCGGCATGGGTTTCGTCCTCGCCAATGTGCCTGACACGCGCGAGCCGCTGGACTCGACGCCGCCCTGGTACGTTCTGATCGAACTGGTCTCGGGCGAGCCCGGCGCGGCCGACGCGGCCATGGAGCGGCTGCTGACCCATGCCTTCGAGACCGGCCTGATCAACGACGCCGCCATCGCCCAGAACGACGCCCAGCGCGCCGCCTTCTGGAAGGTCCGCGAGGAACAGTCCGGGGCCCAGAAGCCGGAGGGCGGCGGCTGGAAACACGATGTCTCCGTCCCGCTCTCCCGCATCGCCGAATTCCTCGACGAGGCCACCGCCGCCGTCGAGCGCTTCCACCCCGGAGCCCGGGTCAGCGCCTTCGGCCACGTCGGCGACGGCAACCTCCACTATGACGTCCTGTGCCCGCCGGGCGGCGACCTGAAGGCATTTCTTGCCCGCTGGGAGGAAGGCTCGCAGATCGTCCACGACATCGTCGCCCGCTACGACGGATCCATCTCGGCCGAACACGGCCTCGGCCGGCTCAAGACGGAAGAGGCCCGGCGCTACAAGTCGCCGTTGGAAATCCGGACCATGCAGGCGGTCCGAGCCGCGATCGACCCGCACCGGATCATGAACCCGGCGGTGTTGTTCTGA
- the mltG gene encoding endolytic transglycosylase MltG, protein MSVERRSGRKTAFLAATATFSTFLIIALVAAWSVFYAPGPAAREGESTVVSLPSGAGVSAIAATLKSAGVIRSTDMFKAAATLTGADRKLRAGEYEVPSKASLRSVLVLLVEGRVVRHYVTLPEGWSSAQAVEILNKQAILTGTINAIPAEASLWPDTYEISRGETRASVIGRMRRARDENLARLWAARGPATVVRTPEEAMILASIVEKETGVAAERPRVAAVFTNRLRSGMRLESDPTIEYGITKGVPLRRGLRRSELDRPNPWNTYQIDGLPPTAISNPGRDAVAAVLNPPSTSDLFFVADGSGGHAFARTYDEHLANVARWREVERRRAGLPPAAPEAPTLTPVPEVPPANPTSGMAVPPGARVIRIPAPAPAQ, encoded by the coding sequence ATGTCGGTGGAGCGTCGTTCCGGCCGCAAGACGGCGTTTCTGGCCGCCACGGCCACCTTCAGCACCTTCCTGATCATCGCCCTCGTCGCGGCCTGGAGCGTCTTCTACGCCCCCGGACCGGCCGCCCGCGAGGGTGAGTCGACCGTCGTCAGCCTGCCCAGCGGCGCCGGCGTCAGCGCCATCGCGGCCACACTCAAGTCCGCGGGCGTGATCCGCTCGACCGACATGTTCAAGGCCGCCGCCACCCTGACCGGCGCCGACCGCAAGCTGCGCGCCGGCGAATATGAGGTGCCGAGCAAGGCCTCGCTGCGCTCCGTCCTTGTCCTGCTGGTCGAGGGCCGGGTGGTCCGCCACTATGTCACCCTGCCCGAAGGCTGGTCCTCGGCCCAGGCGGTCGAGATCCTCAACAAACAGGCGATTCTGACCGGAACGATCAACGCCATCCCGGCGGAGGCCAGCCTCTGGCCCGACACGTATGAGATCAGCCGCGGCGAGACCCGCGCCTCGGTCATTGGCCGCATGCGCCGCGCCCGTGACGAGAACCTCGCCCGCCTCTGGGCCGCGCGCGGCCCCGCCACCGTGGTCCGCACGCCGGAGGAGGCGATGATCCTTGCCTCCATCGTCGAGAAGGAGACCGGCGTGGCCGCCGAACGCCCGCGTGTCGCCGCCGTCTTCACCAACCGGCTGCGGTCCGGCATGCGGCTGGAGAGCGACCCGACGATCGAATACGGCATCACCAAGGGCGTGCCGCTGCGCCGGGGCCTGAGACGGTCCGAACTCGACCGGCCCAATCCGTGGAACACCTACCAGATCGACGGCCTGCCTCCGACGGCCATTTCCAACCCGGGCCGGGACGCCGTCGCCGCCGTGCTCAATCCACCCTCGACCAGCGACCTGTTCTTCGTCGCCGACGGCTCGGGCGGCCACGCCTTCGCCCGGACCTATGACGAGCACCTCGCCAATGTCGCCCGCTGGCGCGAGGTCGAGCGCCGCCGGGCGGGGCTGCCGCCTGCCGCGCCCGAGGCCCCGACCCTGACGCCGGTCCCGGAAGTTCCCCCGGCCAACCCGACGTCCGGCATGGCTGTTCCCCCCGGCGCACGCGTGATCCGCATTCCGGCCCCGGCACCCGCCCAATGA